The segment AAACGCAGACTCAGGTGTATTTTATTTCAGTTGAAACTACTTCGGTGTTCTGCAGACGGCCTTATgtccattttatttatcttttcattcagttgaaaaaaaatgcaaacaaattaaTGACTGTGTATATACATTCAATTCTGTGCATCCTCCATGTAGAAATATTGGGTCATTCCATGGAAAAGCCATCCACGTGTCAGGAATTGCATTCCTTGTGGTGGAAATGTTAGAAACAAACCTgcaggcctcagtttcttttgtCAGGGAGACTCTTAAGGAATTGAACAGTAATTGGAATCCTCCTCTGCATTCTACAGGGAAGCAGCCAGCTCCGTTGGGATGTCTCTGATCCTGCGCTCTGTGACAATGTGCCAAGTGAGCAATCCTGCCCTCAGCCCCATGGGGATGCAAAGACAGGTGGAATGTCTTCTGTGGGTGATCAGAATGGAGAGAAAGACCTCATTCTGAAGAAGCCCTCCCCTGGGAAAAGCTCCTCACAGTCTGTTGTCCTTGATTTTTGGACACAAACTCCCCCAAGGGGGCAGTCCCAGGACTGTGGGAGAGGAGCACCATTTGTAGTGAATCCCTCATGCCAACAGGCCCACAAGCAAAGTCACCATGGACTGACCCCGTCCAAAATTACAGAATGTGCAGGAGCCTTCCCATGTCCTTGGAACTGGGATGTTCCCTTGGAAGCCCACAGTGGACAGAATCCCCAGGATTGTCAAGAGGGAGAACAAACTTTGAATCAGGTGTCATCCGAGTGTGATAGTTCAAAGATCCAAACAGAAGAGAAACCATTTATGTGGATACACTGGGGGAAGGCTTTCACTTCCCCCTCAAAACATGTTATATATAGGAGAGTTCATACTACAGAGAAACCTCATGCAAGTGAGGAATGTGAACACGCCTTTACTCTATCTTCACAACTTAGTGTCCACAGGGAAGTTCATACAGGAATGAAAACTTACTCGTGTCAGGACTGTGGGAAGGTCTTCACTTGCTACTCAAACCTTTCTCGTCACAGGAAAAgtcattctggagagaaaccGTATTTATGTCAGGACTATGGGAAGACCTTTGCTAATTGCTCAAGCCTTTCTAAGCACAAGGAaaatcacactggagagaaaccgtACAtctgtaaggaatgtgggaaggcctttgatTATCCCTCAAGACTTTCGTATCACATGaaaattcatactggagagaaggattgtgtatgtcaggagtgtgggaaggcatTTAGCACATACTCCATGCTCACTGTACATGGAAGAATTCATTcaggagagaaaccttatgtgtgtcaggagtgtgggaaggcctttcgCAGAACTTCAATGCTTACtatacataggagaattcacactggagagaaaccttataaatgtaaagtatgtggaaaggccttcactCATTTGTCATCCCTTAATAGTCATATGAatactcatactggagagaagccttatgtatgtcaggagtgtgggaagacctTTAGCACATCGTCAGTGATTACTGTACATAGGAGACTTCATACTGGTGAGAAACCTTATAACTGTAAGGCATGTGGTAAGGCCTTCACTCATTTGTCATCATTTAAAAGTCATATGAATACTCACACTGGGGAgaagccttatgtatgtcaggagtgtgggaagacctTTCGCGAATCCTCGTATCTTACTATACATAGgaaaattcacactggagagaaaccttataaatgtaAGGCATGTGGAAAGGCCTACGCTTATTTCTCAGTCCTTAAAAACCATATGAatattcatactggagagaagccttatgtctgtaaggaatgtgggaaggccttcacctGGAACTCAGGCCttagtaggcatatgaaaatacACAGTGGTGAGAACTCTTAAGCGtttaaagaatgaaggaaggccTTCATATTTCTCTCAAGCCTTAGGAAACAGTAAAATTCATACTGGATGATTCCATCCCCTAATAATAATCCCTAAGGTCAGAACAAacccccttcaaaaaaataaaagttttgcttGGACAAGGTTGATCAGAGGTTGCAAAGTGCAGTTGAGAAAGAAATATCCCCTGTAGCATGTGACAAGTTTCCAGTGACTTCAGTACTGTAAGGAAAAGGTAGTTGCAGATGATTACACATGTCTTGACATGGTAATGGTTACCATTACTTATGCCAGTATCCCAGCATTTGGACTTGACGTGTatattaacttgtaaataatggatCTTGGTGATGGAATCAGGTGGAAATTGATTAAATAAGAACTAAGTAAACGGGTACAAAAAATACCCTTTAATCGGAAATGTCACTGTCTCATTTTTTGCTCGGACTTTGGCTTGAATCAGAGACTGGTTTGTGGGGTTTATGGTAGAAATCAACCAGGATGTTGCAGTGAATCCTTTTGGAGTTGGAAAAACGGCAAACCTCCATTCTGCAGGCCTGCCTTTGTTATATTTTGAGGAGCCACACTTGCTTTGCTCAGGGTGACCTTTTGACTCTGAGCTCATCTATACCTGTGAGGGAGGACAcaggtatccttatggggatctgGGTTTGGAATCTAGATTAGTCTTATCCAatcaagcacctacctgctgtatcagcTCTGTACTCCTTGTGTTCATATTTATTAGATTTACCTAAGCATTGAGGAGaagtatttctgaaaaatataggaaaatgGCCCTGCCAGTATTCTTTAATAGTGTGGATTGGAGAGAGTTGAAATCAACTTGACTTTGCATAGAAAGACTTCTGATGGTTCTATGAAAGGATGGAAGGGCCCATTGAacaaaatgttttacaaatggtGGGAACCTGGAAGAGCGCCCAGATTCCCATCTCAGCAGCAGTAACATCAACTTGATGACTAACAATGAAGGGTGGACACATTACTGGATTCCACTCTCCTCATTTCAGTTATATTAggagaaaagaagacaaaatgtTTGCATTTTGAAGCAGTAAAATCTCAACTCTACTAAGACACCATAATGATTAAAACTGTTTTTGGTCTGTCTAAATGACCAAGTCTATAAAATGAACTGGTACGGTTTGGTGCCCATTAGCTCCTATGCGCCTCCATTCTTAGGGTTGATCTATACatgggatttatttattgaagtatgtTTTATATAATTCATGCCATACTTGGCAGCTCTTAGGAGTTCATCCTGGTGTTGttctggatgccagggatggaactcagggaaACCATATCAACACAAGCATTAAGCCACAGTACTAACCCTCTGGCCCCATAATCTTGGTTGAAAATGTGTTTCTAAAACTGCATCCTGGGGTTTCCTGATAGGTAAAGAGTTTTTTAAGGGGTAGAGTGTTAACTgtacagtgctctctgatgttcttACCGGCTTTGGTCCTGTCCAGTGTCTCTCAGCTCTCTGGGTGGCTtctaggccagttcctctctgcatctctaGGGCTGGCTTCAGAGTCACTGCTTTCACCCCATCTTGATTTTGAAGACTTCCCGAGAAACTCACTGTCCCATGACTCATTCACAACCTACTTGCCTGTTTTGCCTTGAATCAACCTGCTTCTGTTTTTCCTgatggacatgtgtgtgtgtgtgagaaaatataggaaatataTTGTTTCGATGTTTGACCAGTATAGGATCAGGGTATTTCTCCTTGAATCAACCTGCTTCTgtttttccgtgtgtgtgtgtgtgtgtgagagagagagagagagaaaatataggaaatataTTGTTTCGATGTTTGACCAGTATAGGATCAGGGTATTTCTCCTTGAATCAACCTGCTTCTgtttttccgtgtgtgtgtgtttgtgtgtttgtgtgaaaaTATAGGAAATATATTGTTTTGATGTTTGACCAGTACAGGATCAGGGTATTTCTCCTTGAATCAACCTGCTTCTGTttttcctggtgtgtgtgtgtgtgtgtgtgagaaaatataggaaatataTTGTTTTGATGTTTGACCAGTACAGGATCAGGGTATTTCTCCGTACCTTGCTGCCCTGAACAGTGGTTGCCTCTTCTTTATCCGAGCCCATCTCCCTTGCAGCACACTCACCTGGGCTGGCATAATGGTCATCTGCACCTGGAACCtggcaatttattttattttttatttatttatttatttatttattttgctttttaggtcacacccggcaatgcacaggggttacctcctggctttgcactcaggagttactcctagcggtgctcaggagaccatataggatgctgggaatcaaacctgggttggccgcgtgcaagacaaacaccctacccgctgtgctatcactccagcccctgatacctGGCAATTTAAGGCTCCTTGGTGAATGGGGTGATGTCACAGACAggagtcttcttcttttttttttttttttttttgcttttcgggtcacacccaacgatgctcaggggtttctcccagctctgtactcaggaattactcctggcggtgcttggagtgggatgccggggattgaacccaggtcggccgcgtgcaacacaaatgccctacctgctgtgctatctcaccggCCCCTCAGACGGGAGTCTTCAAGGTGCACTTTTCCTTCCTGACGATGTCAAGTGGATCAGGCCGTCTCTGGGCAAAGGACAAAGTGTGTAAAGGACAAAGTGATACTCCTGTGGAAAGGGGACACTGAAGTCCAGTGTGTGGCAGGATGTGAGCACCTATCGCTTCCAGTCTCCATACTGTGACCAACGGGGCCGTGCCAATTTGTGGGGTGCTCTCATGCTTGTTTCTCACTCCCCTATCCCCAACATTCAGGCAGTTCCTGGGGTCTGAGTTTCTCCAAAGGTTTTAGGAGGATGTGGAGCTTTGGTGGATGCAGTGGGAGGATATAGTGGAGCACAGGGGTCTCGGGTCCGAGTGTATGATCCTTGGGGGCAGTTTTGCCTCTAACTCCATAAGGCAACGTTGCCTGTGCGcagagtgggggaggagggggtgctgggctACAGGCCTTAGGGTGTGGGACCTGCCAATGGAGGGAGTCTTCTATGTCCCACCCTCCCAACACAGGGTTGCACTGGACACTGTCCTGCAGCTTTTGGTGTAGACATGCATATATAGAAGTGCCAGATCAATTTGAGGAACAGCTATTCAACCCCCCAATGGCCAGAGAAGACCCTATCAATGCCCATCATTTTCACTGGCTGCTGCCAGGAGGCAGGTCATCTTGGGTAATGGTCAACACATGTGGCCAGGGCTTGTAAATGAATTTACTTTTCTGACTATTTggggagttgttttttttttggggggggggcatacctataggtgcccagaggttactccagaCTCTACCCTCAGAAATAATTTCCAACAGTGATTGTGgtttcatatgggatgccgaggattgatcaTTGTCAGTAAGGGAAGCACCGAATATTCTTAACTGTCTAGTCGGCCCcacttttgtatcttctttcctgatAAAGAATTTCTGGTCCCTCAAGTCAAGTTGAAAagcatccctccatccatcaACTCCCTGACCCTGACTAGGCAAGCCCTGGATGGAGGGGTGAATATTGCATGTAAAggggttatttttaaagcaagatagttgggtttttttttgggggggcggtgggggtgatGAGATATTTGTtaagggatcaatcctgatgtgttggaaagaaatttatttagaaagggctggagtggtagtattgCGGGGAGGGCACTtaaccttgcacaaggccaatccaggttcaattacAGAATTCCAATGGTCCCCAAGCCACACTAGGGGTGATCCCTCAGTGCCAAGCTtgaaataagccctgggcactgcctgttGTGGCCTCCAAatcgaaacacacacacacacaaacacatgataATTTTGTGAGCAGAATGTGGCTAAAGGTTTGTCCATGCTAAGTCCCTGTGGTTGTCTTCATGGCAGAACCACTTTGAGAGCTGTGGTCACTGTGGGCAGCCTTGAAGCTCAGCAAGTACTTAATCAAAGGAGCTCCTGGCCTAGGAGTCAGGCCCTGGCTGGGCCCATAAAGACCTTCCTGTGGGGCCCAGGGAGGATTTCTGGGTCTCAGGGCTGCAGTTTCCTGCCCTGTAGACAGAGCCCAGCACTCCTGTCCTGACAGACGCCCAAATTCCAGCCTGCTGTGCATCCCCgggagaggaaggagcatctggcagtgtcTCCCCAGGTGAGGTCATGACCTGGTACCCGAGGGTGCCTGCCATCAGGGCATTTCGGGGTCCAAGCAGGGCCTTTCCAGGTCAGGGCAGAGGTTTGTCCTTTCTTGGCTCACAGCTCTGACTTCTCCAGGTCTTTGTTTGGAGTCTAATGCTGATAACGCAGGAATAAAGGGCGGGACAAGAGGGTGCTGAGGCTTGGTCCTGGAAACTGCAAaaaaatctttgtgaattttatttctttaataaaaacataCTTTCTGCTCCGTATGCCATCTGTTCAGTACCTCACTCTTCATCTGTCCTggacctggtgacccccagaTGTCCTTGTCACCTGTTTGAAGGcaagaaagaggaaaacaatttTCATTCCTTACCAGAAAGTACCTGGTCAAAAATActtggagcctggccctttaaggctGTGACTGGCAATGCAGGTGATGTCACGGAACCCAGTTctttcccaccctgccctccaCCTGCAGTGGCTTCAATTTCTGGGAAGAAGTTCCAGTCAGCTGCCTTGTTGCCGAAGgtgaagagccaggaaggagTGGGTATTGGAGTACCCAGGGGAATTGAGGGGTCCTGGAAGGCCGGTTTCCTCATGGGCCGCTGAGTGGTCGCTCCGAGTGCCCTGAACCTCCGCTGTCTCTGCCTTGCTCTGTGAAGGTGGCTGGGGTTGGCGGTCCCTCACCTGGGACACACCGAGCGCTCTTGTCGAAAGGTTTGtcttatttattaattgatttttaggAAACAAGGGGCATTTTCCTGAAGAGAACTTAAGAAAGATGCATGAGGAGGGACACTAGTCGCTCGGGGAGGACGTTGGCCAGTCAGGACATTCCTGGCACCAGAGGGGGGACTTCCGGTTAGGGCCCTGTGGCGGTTCCCCTCTCTGATGCTCACAGCTCTGATTTGTCCTCCAGGTCTTTGGACAGAACTTCCTGATGCTCCCAGGGAATTAGAAGCTGGAG is part of the Sorex araneus isolate mSorAra2 chromosome 2, mSorAra2.pri, whole genome shotgun sequence genome and harbors:
- the LOC101546310 gene encoding zinc finger protein 883-like isoform X1; the protein is MSLDFTPLLLAGLNPESHICQVFVKASLEILENNRLEKMVLRRRTRCPQGALTFSDVSVNFTPEEWTYLDSSQRKLYRDVMLETYQHLRAVGESSMQADCAWTVLHWHLGGSSQLRWDVSDPALCDNVPSEQSCPQPHGDAKTGGMSSVGDQNGEKDLILKKPSPGKSSSQSVVLDFWTQTPPRGQSQDCGRGAPFVVNPSCQQAHKQSHHGLTPSKITECAGAFPCPWNWDVPLEAHSGQNPQDCQEGEQTLNQVSSECDSSKIQTEEKPFMWIHWGKAFTSPSKHVIYRRVHTTEKPHASEECEHAFTLSSQLSVHREVHTGMKTYSCQDCGKVFTCYSNLSRHRKSHSGEKPYLCQDYGKTFANCSSLSKHKENHTGEKPYICKECGKAFDYPSRLSYHMKIHTGEKDCVCQECGKAFSTYSMLTVHGRIHSGEKPYVCQECGKAFRRTSMLTIHRRIHTGEKPYKCKVCGKAFTHLSSLNSHMNTHTGEKPYVCQECGKTFSTSSVITVHRRLHTGEKPYNCKACGKAFTHLSSFKSHMNTHTGEKPYVCQECGKTFRESSYLTIHRKIHTGEKPYKCKACGKAYAYFSVLKNHMNIHTGEKPYVCKECGKAFTWNSGLSRHMKIHSGENS